Proteins from a single region of Gemmatirosa kalamazoonensis:
- a CDS encoding DUF5916 domain-containing protein, protein MLVPSLLALALPGRPPTRSDDVPTVVAVRARHAPDVDGRLDDAAWRDAPAVTAFRQANPDQGAPATRPMALRIVYDDAALYVGARLDDGGPAERRAMLTRRDGSSPSDELTIALDTYHDHQTAAVFSVNPLGVRSDRLTGNDQAFGDDSWDPVWQAAVRQDAGGWTVEMRIPLSQLRFPPREAQTWGINVFRTLTARNESDALVVVPQTEQGFASRFAHLVGVRGVPQPKRVELLPYVRAQVDAHRARPGDPFFDGRARSEAGGVDVKYGVTSNLTLDATVNPDFGQVEADPAQLNLTVFEPLFEERRPFFVEGASIFQFGAGGFGSTGSLFYSRRIGRAPTLSPDLARAGDAETFTDVPSASPILGAAKLSGKLARGTSIGLLQAETGRVFARVAAGPVRYGDEVEPRAHYTVARLRQDFRGGQTTVGAIYTRAARDLRSARLDSLFRREADALGVDWQHRWSRSRYILTGNAVWSRIAGSPTAIVAAQTSSARYYQRPDQHYLRLDSTATALDGGTATASLVYSGASGFGWRVQGALTTPGYELNDLGYLQQADARSTLARVSWGTPKPTRRFRQIATELVALASWNNGGERTGASANLNVVAQLQSHWVVFGSIARGLSSITPVPTRGGPSVLQTASRSGYLSVSSDERRALSFSTAWIRYLSEAGTSGSTLDGSLTWRPTTAVELSAGPSWSRSRTVGYLVARVPDTLATSTFGARYVFGPLAQSTLSASLRANVTFTPALSLQLYAEPFTSGASVSELRELRRPGTSEIVPYRDDPNAHVERLASGAFRVTLARDGRVVREFTVDDPDARFRSLRGSAVLRWEYRPGATLFAVWQHARSDYATGARYGGAGDLWSLLGLPPQNVLLVKANYWLSR, encoded by the coding sequence ATGCTCGTCCCGTCCCTGCTCGCGCTCGCCCTACCGGGCCGACCGCCGACGCGATCCGATGACGTCCCCACGGTCGTCGCGGTCCGCGCCCGCCACGCGCCTGACGTCGACGGCCGGCTCGACGACGCGGCGTGGCGCGACGCGCCCGCGGTCACGGCGTTCCGGCAGGCGAACCCCGACCAGGGCGCGCCGGCGACGCGTCCCATGGCGCTGCGCATCGTCTACGACGACGCCGCGCTCTACGTCGGCGCGCGGCTCGACGACGGCGGCCCCGCCGAGCGCCGCGCCATGCTCACGCGCCGCGACGGATCGTCGCCGAGCGACGAGCTCACGATCGCGCTGGACACGTATCACGACCATCAGACGGCGGCCGTCTTCAGCGTCAATCCGTTAGGCGTCCGCTCCGACCGCCTCACGGGGAACGACCAGGCGTTCGGCGACGACAGCTGGGACCCGGTGTGGCAGGCGGCCGTGCGGCAGGACGCGGGCGGGTGGACGGTGGAGATGCGCATCCCGCTCTCGCAGCTGCGGTTCCCGCCGCGCGAGGCGCAGACGTGGGGGATCAACGTCTTCCGCACGCTCACCGCGCGGAACGAGAGCGACGCGCTCGTCGTCGTGCCGCAGACGGAGCAGGGCTTCGCGTCGCGGTTCGCGCATCTCGTCGGCGTGCGCGGCGTGCCGCAGCCGAAGCGCGTGGAGCTGCTGCCCTACGTGCGCGCGCAGGTCGACGCGCACCGCGCGCGCCCCGGCGATCCGTTCTTCGACGGCCGCGCGCGCAGCGAGGCCGGGGGCGTGGACGTGAAGTACGGCGTGACGTCGAACCTCACGCTCGATGCGACGGTGAACCCCGACTTCGGCCAGGTGGAGGCCGACCCCGCGCAGCTCAACCTCACCGTGTTCGAGCCGTTGTTCGAGGAGCGGCGGCCGTTCTTCGTCGAGGGCGCGTCGATCTTCCAGTTCGGCGCGGGCGGCTTCGGCAGCACCGGGTCGCTGTTCTACTCGCGCCGCATCGGCCGCGCACCGACGCTGTCACCCGACCTCGCGCGCGCCGGCGACGCGGAGACGTTCACCGACGTGCCGAGCGCATCGCCGATCCTCGGCGCCGCGAAGCTGAGCGGCAAGCTCGCGCGCGGCACGTCGATCGGCCTGCTGCAGGCGGAGACCGGGCGCGTGTTCGCGCGCGTCGCCGCGGGGCCGGTGCGATACGGCGACGAGGTCGAGCCGCGCGCGCACTACACGGTCGCGCGGCTGCGCCAGGACTTCCGCGGCGGCCAGACCACCGTCGGCGCGATCTACACGCGCGCCGCGCGCGACCTGCGCTCGGCGCGGCTCGACTCGCTGTTCCGGCGCGAGGCAGACGCGTTAGGCGTCGACTGGCAGCACCGGTGGTCGCGCAGCCGGTACATCCTCACCGGGAACGCGGTGTGGAGCCGCATCGCCGGGTCGCCGACGGCGATCGTCGCCGCGCAGACGTCGAGCGCGCGCTACTACCAGCGCCCCGACCAGCACTACCTGCGCCTCGACTCCACGGCGACGGCGCTCGACGGCGGCACGGCGACGGCGAGCCTCGTCTACTCGGGCGCGAGCGGCTTCGGATGGCGCGTGCAGGGCGCGCTCACGACGCCCGGCTACGAGCTGAACGACCTCGGGTACCTGCAGCAGGCCGACGCGCGCAGCACGCTCGCGCGCGTGAGCTGGGGGACGCCGAAGCCGACGCGCCGCTTCCGTCAGATCGCGACCGAGCTCGTGGCGCTGGCCAGCTGGAACAACGGCGGCGAGCGCACGGGCGCGTCGGCGAACCTCAACGTCGTCGCGCAGCTCCAGAGCCACTGGGTCGTGTTCGGGAGCATCGCGCGCGGCCTGTCGTCGATCACACCGGTGCCGACGCGCGGCGGTCCGTCGGTGCTGCAGACCGCGTCGCGGTCCGGGTACCTCTCGGTGTCGAGCGACGAGCGCCGCGCCCTGTCGTTCTCGACGGCCTGGATCCGCTATCTCAGCGAGGCGGGGACGAGCGGGAGCACGCTCGACGGCTCGCTCACGTGGCGCCCGACGACGGCGGTGGAGCTGAGCGCGGGGCCGAGCTGGAGCCGCAGCCGTACGGTGGGCTACCTCGTCGCGCGCGTGCCCGACACGCTCGCCACGAGCACGTTCGGCGCGCGCTACGTCTTCGGTCCGCTCGCGCAGTCGACGCTCTCGGCGTCCCTGCGCGCGAACGTGACGTTCACGCCGGCGCTGTCGCTGCAGCTCTACGCGGAGCCGTTCACCTCGGGCGCGTCGGTGTCCGAGCTGCGCGAGCTGCGGCGCCCCGGCACGTCGGAGATCGTGCCCTACCGCGACGACCCGAACGCCCACGTCGAGCGGCTCGCGTCGGGGGCGTTCCGCGTGACGCTCGCGCGCGACGGTCGCGTGGTGCGCGAGTTCACCGTCGACGACCCCGACGCGCGCTTCCGCTCGCTCCGCGGCAGCGCCGTGCTCCGCTGGGAATATCGTCCGGGGGCGACGCTGTTCGCGGTGTGGCAGCACGCGCGCAGCGACTACGCGACCGGCGCCCGCTACGGCGGCGCGGGGGATCTGTGGTCGCTGCTGGGCCTGCCGCCGCAGAACGTGCTGCTCGTGAAGGCGAACTACTGGCTGAGTCGTTAG
- a CDS encoding DUF6895 family protein: MGHAPLSPPVAWPRDDLVRRVCLAFDIAKRALAVLAQDGYRDEQEPDGSFGPDKPFAETAMLLHVAAAARDEPAVDAGVAELGALLARLARSHRTACAIALHPTICFQLAMPHLLLRRLGLRDERFDRLLALSAASPAAEGREVVPHRALERLWLRSMWRDDGALDAAFDVAASLSVLNHPLDLMWGARDDAYAHTHALMYATDFGYASRTLPRPRAQVLAESSALLARSLLVEDYDLTAEVLMAWPLTGASWSPAAAFGFRTLAELEDTVGFLPAKHGTPEKFLTLTGHERTKYALAAAYHTAFVMGMLCALGLRPEHAPPATIDGRPASDALIDELSDSIAEVETPWRQTFRRLAREERCALAPFLLDLALLDRGRRHDYAAVARLLGLAVQHDLADTPLCAQAAELLGRVAACAEAW, encoded by the coding sequence GTGGGACACGCTCCGCTCTCCCCGCCCGTCGCATGGCCGCGCGACGATCTCGTGCGGCGTGTATGCCTGGCGTTCGACATCGCGAAGCGCGCGCTCGCCGTGCTCGCGCAGGACGGCTACCGCGACGAGCAGGAGCCCGACGGCAGCTTCGGGCCGGACAAGCCGTTCGCCGAGACGGCGATGCTGCTCCACGTCGCGGCCGCGGCGCGCGACGAGCCCGCGGTCGACGCGGGGGTCGCGGAGCTCGGCGCGCTGCTCGCCCGGCTCGCGCGCTCGCATCGCACGGCGTGCGCGATCGCGCTGCACCCGACGATCTGCTTCCAGCTCGCGATGCCCCACCTGCTGTTGCGCCGACTGGGGCTGCGCGACGAACGCTTCGATCGTCTGCTCGCGCTCAGCGCCGCGTCGCCGGCCGCCGAGGGGCGCGAGGTGGTGCCGCACCGCGCGCTCGAGCGGCTGTGGCTCCGCTCGATGTGGCGCGACGACGGCGCGCTCGACGCGGCGTTCGACGTCGCCGCATCCCTCTCGGTGCTGAACCACCCGCTGGACCTGATGTGGGGCGCGCGCGACGACGCGTACGCGCACACGCACGCGCTCATGTACGCCACCGACTTCGGGTACGCGTCGCGCACGCTGCCGCGGCCGCGCGCGCAGGTCCTCGCCGAGTCGAGCGCCCTGCTCGCGCGCAGCCTCCTCGTCGAGGACTACGATCTGACGGCGGAAGTGCTCATGGCATGGCCGCTCACGGGCGCGTCGTGGAGCCCGGCGGCCGCGTTCGGGTTCCGCACGCTCGCGGAGCTCGAGGACACGGTCGGCTTCCTTCCCGCGAAGCACGGCACGCCGGAGAAGTTCCTCACGTTGACCGGCCACGAGCGCACGAAGTACGCGCTCGCCGCGGCGTACCACACGGCGTTCGTCATGGGCATGCTGTGCGCGCTCGGCCTGCGGCCCGAACACGCGCCGCCGGCCACCATCGATGGGCGGCCGGCGTCGGACGCGCTGATCGACGAGCTGTCGGACAGCATCGCGGAGGTCGAGACGCCGTGGCGGCAGACGTTCCGGCGACTCGCGCGTGAAGAACGGTGCGCGCTCGCGCCGTTCCTGCTCGACCTCGCGCTGCTCGACCGCGGCCGGCGTCACGACTACGCCGCGGTGGCACGTCTGCTCGGCCTCGCCGTGCAGCACGACCTCGCCGACACGCCGCTCTGCGCGCAGGCGGCGGAGTTGCTGGGCCGGGTCGCCGCGTGCGCGGAGGCATGGTGA
- a CDS encoding YceI family protein — MKTLLLASVALLSVGTSLTQPKPKKPAKSAAKPVRLRYVVAPAGNEARYRVREQLAGFDLPNDAVGVTHDITGRLVVESDGKVVKDSSRIVVLLTNLKSDKSRRDGFLQRRTLETEKYPQVELVPTTFDGLAAPIAAGATKTFSLVGDFTVHGVTHPTTWQVTARADGRDVVGTARTAFTFKDVGLDQPRVPVVLSVADTIKLEYDFRFTPDTVR; from the coding sequence ATGAAGACGCTCCTCCTCGCCTCCGTCGCCCTGCTCTCCGTGGGCACGAGCCTCACGCAGCCGAAACCGAAGAAGCCCGCCAAGTCGGCCGCGAAGCCCGTGCGTCTCCGCTACGTCGTCGCGCCCGCGGGCAACGAGGCGCGCTACCGCGTGCGCGAGCAGCTCGCGGGATTCGACCTGCCCAACGACGCCGTCGGCGTCACGCACGACATCACGGGCCGCCTCGTCGTCGAGTCGGACGGGAAGGTCGTGAAGGACAGCTCGCGGATCGTCGTGCTGCTCACGAACCTGAAGAGCGACAAGTCGCGCCGCGATGGCTTCCTGCAGCGGCGCACGCTCGAGACCGAGAAGTACCCGCAGGTGGAGCTCGTGCCGACGACGTTCGACGGGCTCGCGGCCCCGATCGCCGCGGGCGCGACGAAGACGTTCTCGCTCGTCGGGGACTTCACCGTGCACGGCGTGACGCACCCGACGACGTGGCAGGTCACGGCGCGCGCCGACGGCAGGGACGTCGTCGGCACGGCGAGGACCGCGTTCACGTTCAAGGACGTGGGGCTCGACCAGCCGCGCGTGCCGGTGGTGCTCAGCGTGGCGGACACGATCAAGCTCGAATACGACTTCCGCTTCACGCCGGACACCGTGCGCTGA
- a CDS encoding PadR family transcriptional regulator encodes MAQNAMDLLQGTLDVLILRTLAWQSMHGYAVSRWIRERTDGALDIQDAPLYKALHRLEHDGSVTASWGVSENNRRARYYELTPRGRQRLGAEEATWRRYAEAVFRVLEPT; translated from the coding sequence ATGGCGCAGAACGCGATGGACCTGCTGCAGGGGACCCTGGACGTCCTCATCCTCCGCACGCTGGCCTGGCAGTCGATGCACGGCTACGCCGTCTCGCGCTGGATCCGCGAGCGCACCGACGGGGCGCTCGACATCCAGGACGCGCCGCTCTACAAGGCGCTCCACCGTCTGGAGCACGACGGCTCGGTGACCGCGTCGTGGGGTGTGTCCGAGAACAATCGCCGCGCGCGCTACTACGAGCTCACCCCGCGCGGCCGTCAGCGGCTCGGTGCCGAGGAGGCGACCTGGCGCCGCTACGCCGAGGCGGTCTTCCGCGTGCTCGAGCCGACCTGA
- a CDS encoding ABC transporter permease encodes MRRSFHLPSRSARDIREDVDAELRFHLDARAEDLVARGLSPAAARAQALQEFGDVNDARDYMRSMDNRTESDRRRRGSLADLAQDVRYAVRTLVAAPLFTLTAVVTLALGIGANVAIFSVVHGVLLRPLPFPDPQQLYRVWSANKTDDVMESQVSPVDIDDFRAQRRQIADLGGWFYQSNMGSGVDLTGRGNPKRLEAVYVSAGFFSTLGVPALVGRWPRQEELVRGGQLHVAVLSHGFWQREFAGARSVVGQSVTLDGQPYEVIGVMPPSFEFPARQTEIYLPYDVIPDGGIPRIRPNRLLGVVARAKPGVSGTAVTAELNAIARRLAQQYPENAQWDAVTVKPLHEAITGKMRTPLLVLLGAVGFVLLIACVNVASLLLARAVARSREIALRAALGAGRGRIVRQLLTESVVLSLAGGVAGILVAWGALALIRAQSADQLPRLAEAGLHGPVLAFALGLSLVTGLLFGLVPAVRLATSGLQETLRAGGRGLTGGEGQRLRDGLVVAEVALALVLAVGAGLMTRSFVTLLSVDPGFKPDHLVAVTVNVSYDKYGKGAEEFAHRMLEAIRATPGVISAGAAKDAPLRGLGEAAKIPLYGGRGDSAQVAINYISDDYFKTLGTPILEGREYATQDDSASAVGFIVNQAFVRKYFPGQHLAGRAIRFGRGDPTPILGVVGDIRQESMDKPATPTIYINYRRNGRVRHTVVVHTRGEPLAMVRPIQQTIWSLDKDQSMGAVFTFDQAIGDSVARPRLLLVLLGAFGVLGLGLGALGIYGVLAYLVSQRPREIGVRLALGAKPSDVSGMIVKRGLALAGIGVVLGVVGALALNRVIAGVLYGVASTDPATFVGVSVILLGVATLGSWLPARRAAIVDPAVTLRTD; translated from the coding sequence ATGCGACGCTCCTTCCACCTCCCCTCGCGCTCCGCGCGCGACATCCGCGAGGACGTCGACGCCGAGCTGCGGTTCCACCTCGACGCCCGCGCGGAGGACCTCGTCGCCCGCGGGCTCTCCCCGGCCGCGGCGCGCGCGCAGGCGCTGCAGGAGTTCGGCGACGTGAACGACGCCCGAGACTACATGCGGTCGATGGACAACCGCACCGAGAGCGACCGCCGCCGCCGCGGCTCGCTCGCCGACCTCGCGCAGGACGTGCGCTACGCGGTGCGCACGCTCGTCGCCGCGCCGCTGTTCACGCTCACCGCGGTCGTCACGCTCGCGTTGGGCATCGGAGCGAACGTCGCGATCTTCTCCGTCGTGCACGGCGTGCTGCTCCGCCCGCTCCCGTTCCCCGATCCGCAGCAGCTCTATCGCGTGTGGTCGGCGAACAAGACCGACGACGTCATGGAGTCGCAGGTCTCGCCGGTCGACATCGACGACTTCCGCGCGCAGCGGCGGCAGATCGCGGACCTCGGCGGGTGGTTCTACCAGAGCAACATGGGCTCCGGCGTCGACCTCACGGGGCGCGGCAACCCGAAGCGGCTCGAGGCGGTCTACGTCTCGGCGGGCTTCTTCTCGACGCTCGGCGTGCCGGCGCTCGTCGGCCGGTGGCCGCGGCAGGAGGAGCTGGTGCGCGGGGGGCAGCTGCACGTCGCGGTGCTGTCGCACGGCTTCTGGCAGCGCGAGTTCGCCGGCGCGCGCTCGGTCGTCGGCCAGTCGGTCACGCTCGACGGGCAGCCGTACGAGGTGATCGGCGTCATGCCGCCGTCGTTCGAGTTCCCGGCGCGGCAGACGGAGATCTATCTCCCGTACGACGTCATCCCCGACGGGGGCATCCCGCGCATCCGACCCAACCGCCTGCTCGGCGTCGTCGCGCGCGCGAAGCCGGGCGTGAGCGGCACCGCCGTCACCGCGGAGCTGAACGCGATCGCCCGCCGGCTCGCGCAGCAGTATCCGGAGAACGCGCAGTGGGACGCCGTCACGGTGAAGCCGTTGCACGAGGCGATCACGGGCAAGATGCGCACGCCGCTGCTCGTGTTGCTGGGCGCCGTCGGCTTCGTGCTGCTCATCGCGTGCGTGAACGTGGCGAGCCTGTTGCTCGCGCGCGCCGTCGCCCGCTCGCGCGAGATCGCGCTGCGCGCCGCGCTCGGCGCGGGCCGCGGGCGCATTGTGCGGCAACTGCTCACCGAGAGCGTGGTGCTGTCGCTCGCCGGCGGCGTGGCGGGCATCCTCGTGGCGTGGGGCGCGCTCGCGCTCATCCGCGCGCAGAGCGCCGATCAGCTCCCGCGTCTCGCCGAGGCGGGGCTGCACGGACCGGTGCTCGCGTTCGCGTTAGGCCTGTCGCTCGTCACCGGCCTGCTGTTCGGGCTCGTGCCGGCGGTGCGGCTCGCGACGAGCGGCCTGCAGGAGACGCTGCGCGCCGGCGGCCGCGGGCTGACGGGCGGCGAGGGGCAGCGCCTGCGCGACGGGCTCGTCGTCGCCGAGGTCGCGCTCGCGCTCGTGCTCGCGGTGGGCGCGGGGCTGATGACGCGCAGCTTCGTGACGCTGCTCAGCGTCGACCCGGGGTTCAAGCCGGACCATCTCGTCGCGGTGACGGTCAACGTCAGCTACGACAAGTACGGCAAGGGCGCCGAGGAGTTCGCGCACCGCATGCTCGAGGCGATCCGCGCGACGCCCGGTGTGATCTCCGCGGGTGCGGCGAAGGACGCGCCGCTGCGCGGCCTCGGCGAGGCCGCAAAGATCCCGCTCTACGGCGGCCGCGGCGACAGCGCGCAGGTCGCGATCAACTACATCAGCGACGACTACTTCAAGACGCTCGGTACGCCGATCCTCGAGGGGCGCGAGTACGCGACGCAGGACGACTCGGCGAGCGCGGTCGGCTTCATCGTGAACCAGGCGTTCGTCCGCAAGTACTTCCCCGGCCAGCACCTCGCGGGACGGGCGATCCGGTTCGGGCGCGGCGACCCGACGCCGATCCTGGGCGTGGTCGGCGACATCCGGCAGGAGTCGATGGACAAGCCCGCGACGCCGACGATCTACATCAACTACCGCAGGAACGGGCGGGTGCGGCACACGGTGGTCGTGCACACGCGCGGCGAGCCGCTCGCGATGGTGCGCCCGATCCAGCAGACGATCTGGTCGCTCGACAAGGACCAGTCGATGGGCGCGGTGTTCACGTTCGACCAGGCGATCGGCGACTCGGTGGCCCGTCCGCGGCTGCTGCTCGTGCTGTTGGGCGCGTTCGGCGTGCTCGGCCTCGGGCTCGGCGCGTTAGGCATCTACGGCGTGCTGGCGTACCTCGTGAGCCAGCGCCCGCGCGAGATCGGCGTGCGCCTCGCGCTCGGCGCGAAGCCGAGCGACGTGTCGGGGATGATCGTGAAGCGCGGGCTCGCGCTCGCCGGCATCGGCGTCGTGCTCGGCGTCGTCGGCGCGCTCGCGTTGAACCGCGTGATCGCCGGAGTGCTCTACGGCGTCGCGTCCACCGACCCGGCGACGTTCGTCGGCGTGTCGGTCATCCTGCTCGGCGTCGCGACGCTCGGCAGCTGGCTGCCGGCGCGGCGCGCGGCGATCGTCGATCCGGCGGTGACGCTGCGCACGGACTGA
- a CDS encoding GNAT family N-acetyltransferase yields MSDAPALVPTVLDAPDAQRYEAHVADVDAIGTLHYQLHDGAIVFTHTEVPPALEGHGVASALARFALDDARRRGLRVRPFCPFVAAFIRRHHEYADLVAGAASR; encoded by the coding sequence ATGTCCGACGCCCCCGCGCTCGTCCCCACCGTCCTCGACGCGCCCGATGCGCAGCGCTACGAGGCGCACGTGGCCGACGTCGACGCCATCGGCACGCTCCACTACCAGCTTCACGACGGCGCGATCGTGTTCACGCACACCGAGGTGCCGCCCGCGCTCGAGGGGCACGGGGTGGCCAGCGCGCTCGCCCGCTTCGCGCTCGACGACGCCCGGCGGCGCGGGCTCCGCGTGCGGCCGTTCTGTCCGTTCGTCGCCGCGTTCATCCGGCGGCACCACGAGTACGCGGACCTCGTCGCCGGCGCCGCGAGCCGTTAG